Proteins from one Ketobacter alkanivorans genomic window:
- a CDS encoding TetR/AcrR family transcriptional regulator, with the protein MKTRDRILVTSLELFNLCGEPNVTTIDIANEMEISPGNLYYHFRNKDEIIAELFQAFETSIHEVLQSPAEAGLDMMDYWMYVHMIFEKIWEFRFLYRDPVAILERNDKLQKKFNRILDKKRAAALGVINMMREDSLIQMSDDEADRLVTNMTITATYWLNYQHIRHMGSAMDPDDLGGGVHQVMSHIAPYLPPEGKEMLEAVAGTYLDGLSASE; encoded by the coding sequence ATGAAAACACGCGACCGCATTTTGGTAACCAGCCTGGAACTGTTCAATTTGTGTGGGGAACCCAACGTCACCACCATTGATATCGCCAATGAAATGGAAATCAGCCCCGGCAATCTCTATTACCACTTCAGAAACAAAGACGAGATCATTGCAGAGCTGTTTCAGGCTTTCGAAACAAGCATCCATGAGGTGTTGCAGTCCCCCGCCGAGGCAGGGCTGGACATGATGGATTACTGGATGTACGTGCATATGATCTTCGAAAAGATATGGGAGTTTCGCTTTCTGTATCGGGATCCGGTCGCCATTCTGGAACGCAATGACAAACTACAGAAGAAGTTCAATCGTATATTAGACAAGAAGCGTGCTGCCGCTCTCGGCGTTATCAATATGATGAGAGAGGATTCACTGATTCAGATGAGTGATGACGAGGCCGATCGATTGGTGACCAATATGACCATTACCGCAACCTACTGGCTGAACTACCAACACATACGCCATATGGGTTCCGCCATGGATCCAGACGATCTGGGTGGCGGCGTTCATCAGGTGATGAGCCATATCGCCCCCTATCTACCTCCAGAGGGCAAGGAAATGCTGGAGGCAGTGGCAGGGACCTATCTGGATGGGTTATCGGCGTCGGAATAG
- a CDS encoding Na(+)-translocating NADH-quinone reductase subunit C yields the protein MSSNDSTGKTLLVASLLCIVCSIIVSTAAVALKGEQVKNKLLDKNKNILAAAGMLEEGKSVQEVFEQRLEVKLVNLDTGEYLTEETATEEWQKAALKNPVAYDQRKAAKTKGKNEILDGAIDIASIKRQAKFATVYLAKDEAGNIETIILPVHGYGLWSTLYGFLALKTDANTVVGLGFYEHGETPGLGGEVDNPKWKSMWPGKQVFNAQGEVDIRLIKGSVDASSPKASHQIDGLAGATLTSNGVTNLIQFWLGENGFGPYLAKVKEQGV from the coding sequence ATGTCCAGTAACGATTCAACCGGGAAAACCCTGTTGGTTGCGTCACTGCTGTGTATCGTATGCTCCATCATAGTATCGACCGCTGCAGTGGCCCTGAAAGGGGAACAAGTAAAAAATAAACTGTTGGACAAGAATAAGAATATTCTTGCCGCAGCAGGCATGCTGGAAGAAGGTAAATCTGTACAGGAAGTCTTCGAACAGCGTCTGGAAGTCAAATTGGTGAACCTGGATACCGGTGAGTATCTGACCGAAGAAACCGCAACTGAGGAATGGCAGAAGGCCGCTCTGAAGAACCCGGTTGCTTATGATCAGCGCAAAGCCGCCAAAACCAAGGGCAAGAACGAAATTCTGGATGGCGCAATCGATATTGCCAGCATTAAACGTCAAGCCAAGTTCGCTACGGTCTATCTGGCCAAGGATGAGGCAGGCAACATCGAAACCATCATCCTGCCGGTTCATGGCTACGGCCTCTGGTCTACTTTGTATGGCTTCCTGGCGCTTAAAACGGATGCCAATACAGTTGTAGGCTTAGGTTTCTACGAGCACGGTGAAACACCAGGGCTGGGCGGTGAAGTGGATAATCCCAAGTGGAAGTCCATGTGGCCTGGCAAGCAAGTGTTCAACGCACAGGGTGAGGTGGATATTCGCCTGATCAAAGGGTCCGTTGATGCTTCCAGTCCTAAAGCGTCACATCAGATTGATGGTTTGGCCGGCGCGACCCTCACCAGTAATGGTGTGACTAACTTGATTCAGTTCTGGTTGGGTGAGAATGGCTTCGGCCCTTACCTGGCTAAAGTGAAAGAGCAGGGGGTGTAA
- a CDS encoding NADH:ubiquinone reductase (Na(+)-transporting) subunit B, producing MRRRDKPVLRSFFEKLEPHFEKGGKYEKYYAVFEMFDTFFFSPPSVTHASAHVRDGLDLKRIMITVWLCTFPAMIFGMYNVGAQALGFMAENGITAQGNWRFFFTDILIGYNPASVWDCIVYGAAFFLPIYITTFAVGILWEIIFAVKRGHEVNEGFFVTSVLFALTCPPSIPLWQVALGISFGVVLGKEVFGGTGKNFLNPALTGRAFLFFAYPAYMSGDSVWTAVDGFSGATALSMAANGGMEALQGSLTWFDAFLGNMQGSIGETSALALLLGGGLLVLTGIASWRIVAGVFIGTAAMGMLFNAVGSDTNPMFEIPFYWHYVLGGWALGTFFMATDPVSASMTDKGKLVFGILIGVMVMLIRVVNPAFPEGMMLAILFGNLFAPTIDHFVIQANIKRRLARNVQ from the coding sequence TTGAGAAGGAGGGATAAGCCAGTGCTGCGTAGTTTCTTCGAAAAACTGGAACCGCATTTCGAAAAAGGCGGCAAGTACGAAAAGTACTATGCTGTGTTCGAAATGTTCGACACTTTCTTCTTCAGTCCGCCCTCGGTTACTCATGCCAGTGCGCATGTGCGAGACGGTCTGGATCTGAAGCGCATTATGATCACCGTATGGCTTTGTACCTTCCCGGCCATGATCTTCGGTATGTATAACGTCGGTGCCCAGGCGCTGGGGTTCATGGCCGAAAACGGTATCACTGCCCAAGGCAACTGGCGTTTCTTCTTCACCGATATCCTGATCGGTTATAACCCTGCAAGTGTTTGGGATTGTATTGTGTATGGTGCAGCATTTTTTCTGCCTATCTACATCACAACCTTTGCTGTGGGGATCTTGTGGGAAATTATTTTTGCGGTAAAGCGTGGCCATGAGGTAAACGAGGGCTTCTTCGTAACGTCGGTGCTGTTCGCTCTGACTTGCCCGCCCAGCATACCTTTGTGGCAGGTGGCGCTCGGTATTTCGTTTGGTGTGGTTCTGGGTAAAGAAGTTTTCGGTGGCACCGGTAAGAACTTCCTTAACCCCGCACTGACTGGCCGTGCATTCCTGTTCTTTGCCTATCCTGCTTATATGTCTGGCGATTCTGTCTGGACCGCAGTAGATGGCTTCTCTGGAGCAACTGCATTGAGCATGGCAGCCAACGGCGGTATGGAAGCCCTACAGGGTTCACTGACATGGTTTGATGCTTTCCTCGGTAACATGCAAGGCTCTATTGGCGAAACATCGGCACTGGCACTGTTGCTGGGTGGTGGTTTGCTGGTCTTGACCGGTATAGCGTCCTGGCGCATCGTGGCCGGTGTGTTCATCGGTACTGCGGCAATGGGTATGCTGTTCAATGCGGTTGGCAGCGACACTAATCCAATGTTTGAGATTCCTTTCTACTGGCACTATGTGCTGGGTGGTTGGGCTTTGGGTACGTTTTTTATGGCGACCGACCCTGTTTCCGCTTCCATGACGGATAAAGGCAAGTTGGTCTTCGGTATCCTGATCGGCGTCATGGTGATGTTGATTCGTGTGGTGAACCCTGCGTTCCCAGAGGGCATGATGCTGGCCATCCTGTTCGGCAACCTGTTCGCCCCCACCATTGACCACTTTGTGATTCAAGCCAACATCAAGCGGAGGTTAGCACGCAATGTCCAGTAA
- a CDS encoding NADH:ubiquinone reductase (Na(+)-transporting) subunit D encodes MSSETKKVLLGPVLDNNPIALQILGICSALAVTSNLNTTVTMCIALTTVTAFSNFFISCIRKHIPSSIRIIVQMAIIASLVIVVDQFLKAYAYSVSKQLSVFVGLIITNCIVMGRAEAYAMKNPPIPSFLDGIGNGLGYSAVLLSLGVVRELFGAGKLFGIEILSTVNDGGWYVPNGLLLLPPSAFFLIGLLIWALRSAKPEQVEKPEFALAPQSKALTAH; translated from the coding sequence ATGTCATCTGAAACCAAAAAAGTCCTGTTGGGACCCGTACTAGATAACAACCCTATTGCCTTGCAGATACTGGGTATTTGTTCTGCTCTGGCAGTAACCAGTAACCTGAACACCACGGTGACCATGTGTATCGCACTGACCACGGTTACGGCGTTCTCGAACTTCTTTATCAGTTGTATTCGCAAGCATATTCCATCCAGCATTCGAATCATTGTGCAGATGGCGATCATTGCGTCCCTGGTAATCGTTGTTGACCAGTTCCTGAAAGCCTATGCCTACTCAGTGAGCAAGCAGCTTTCAGTATTCGTTGGTCTGATCATCACTAACTGTATCGTGATGGGGCGTGCAGAAGCCTACGCCATGAAGAATCCGCCTATCCCAAGCTTCCTGGATGGTATTGGTAATGGCTTGGGGTATAGCGCTGTGTTACTGAGCCTTGGTGTTGTGCGCGAGTTGTTTGGTGCCGGTAAATTATTCGGTATCGAGATTCTCAGCACGGTAAACGATGGTGGATGGTACGTGCCAAATGGCCTGCTCTTGTTGCCACCCAGCGCGTTCTTCCTGATCGGTTTGTTGATCTGGGCTTTGCGCTCTGCCAAGCCAGAACAGGTTGAGAAGCCCGAGTTTGCACTGGCACCTCAATCCAAAGCGTTGACAGCGCATTAA
- a CDS encoding glyceraldehyde-3-phosphate dehydrogenase, with product MADKSTQHLQSWINREALAESMIPMIGKLYREHNVVTSVYGRAIINRSVIDIIKAHRFVRQLHVEALDVSETYPVLEALMSLNLGPARIDIGKLAVKYRNEGKGQDVADFVRSEVADALDPSASSIAPPKDIVLYGFGRIGRLLARILIEKAGGGAALRLRAIVVRQGGAENDLVKRASLLRRDSVHGSFRGTISVDEENQAIVANGNYIQVIYSDDPEKVDYTQYGINDAIVVDNTGKWRDEAGLGKHLKCPGVSYAVLTAPGKGDVKNIVMGVNDDLITSDDRILSAASCTTNAIVPVLKVVNDLYGIENGHVETVHSYTNDQNLIDNYHKGDRRGRSAALNMVITETGAAKAVAKALPELGGKLTGNAIRVPTPNVSMAILNLTLNKEVTVEEINSQLRQASLDGPLRKQIDYVNSPEVVSTDFVGSRYASIVDAESTIVNGSRCVLYVWYDNEFGYSCQVVRMLQKMAGVNYPSFPK from the coding sequence GTGGCAGACAAGTCTACTCAACATTTACAATCCTGGATAAACCGTGAGGCTCTGGCCGAGTCCATGATCCCCATGATCGGTAAACTGTATCGCGAGCACAACGTGGTCACTTCGGTGTATGGCCGAGCCATCATTAACCGCTCAGTGATCGATATCATCAAAGCCCACCGTTTTGTTCGTCAGCTGCATGTTGAAGCGCTGGATGTGTCTGAAACCTACCCGGTTCTGGAAGCTCTGATGAGTTTGAACCTGGGGCCAGCCCGCATCGATATCGGTAAGCTGGCTGTAAAATATCGCAACGAAGGAAAAGGTCAGGATGTGGCCGACTTCGTGCGCTCGGAAGTGGCTGATGCGCTGGATCCAAGCGCCTCTTCTATCGCGCCGCCCAAAGACATCGTACTGTACGGTTTCGGTCGTATTGGACGTCTGCTGGCCCGCATCTTGATCGAAAAAGCCGGTGGTGGTGCTGCGTTGCGTCTGCGCGCTATTGTGGTACGCCAGGGTGGAGCAGAAAATGATCTGGTAAAACGTGCCAGCTTGCTGCGTCGTGATTCGGTTCACGGTTCTTTCCGTGGCACTATTTCTGTCGATGAAGAGAATCAAGCCATCGTTGCCAACGGCAACTACATTCAGGTGATCTATTCGGATGATCCGGAAAAGGTAGACTACACCCAATATGGCATCAACGACGCCATCGTGGTGGATAACACCGGTAAGTGGCGCGATGAAGCGGGTCTGGGCAAGCATCTTAAGTGTCCTGGTGTAAGTTATGCGGTATTGACCGCTCCAGGCAAAGGTGACGTTAAAAACATCGTTATGGGTGTGAACGATGATTTGATCACCAGCGATGATCGCATTTTGTCCGCAGCCAGCTGTACCACTAACGCCATTGTGCCTGTGCTGAAAGTGGTAAACGATCTCTATGGCATTGAAAACGGCCACGTTGAGACCGTTCACTCCTACACTAACGATCAAAACCTGATCGACAACTACCATAAAGGTGATCGTCGTGGTCGTAGTGCGGCGCTGAATATGGTTATCACCGAAACCGGAGCAGCGAAAGCCGTTGCCAAAGCACTGCCTGAGCTGGGTGGTAAGCTGACTGGTAACGCCATCCGTGTACCGACCCCTAACGTATCCATGGCGATTCTCAACCTGACCCTGAATAAGGAAGTAACGGTTGAAGAAATCAACAGCCAGCTGCGTCAGGCGTCTCTGGATGGCCCATTGCGTAAGCAGATCGATTATGTGAACTCGCCCGAAGTGGTTTCCACTGATTTTGTGGGCTCACGTTACGCCAGTATCGTTGATGCAGAATCCACGATAGTGAATGGTAGCCGTTGCGTACTCTATGTTTGGTATGACAACGAGTTCGGTTACAGCTGTCAAGTGGTTCGCATGTTGCAGAAAATGGCTGGGGTGAACTACCCAAGCTTCCCTAAGTAA
- a CDS encoding patatin-like phospholipase family protein, whose protein sequence is MTAAIHIKSSPLRWSLGPKAKHHIQQNGFSADDIGLMIGASGGPKWLVLAGLDRALFGAFMPSRQKPLVTLASSIGTWRFACMAQKQPLVALDRFLEAYLAQSYPDKVTVQDVSRVLDEVLGHLLGETGAEEILSHPVYRNHIVTIRSGGTLRSDHKLALAAGLSATFLANLMGRARLGMLCERAVFGDSREQMLQFSDPLPTRHIALSTANMELALRASGAVPLVLAGVSNIPGAPAGVYRDGGITDYHFDQSVSPGDGLVFYPHFYDHCVPGWFDKGLKGRHLSAQHWDSLVMVSPSSEFVGKLPGGKIPDRKDFFSMDNARRLALWQKTVAESERLGDAFLEAVEKQQWSF, encoded by the coding sequence ATGACCGCCGCTATTCATATCAAGTCCTCCCCACTTCGCTGGTCCCTGGGGCCTAAAGCAAAACACCATATTCAGCAAAACGGCTTCAGCGCTGATGACATCGGTCTGATGATTGGAGCATCCGGCGGCCCCAAATGGTTGGTGCTAGCAGGGTTGGATCGGGCGCTGTTCGGCGCTTTTATGCCCTCCCGCCAGAAGCCGCTGGTGACTTTGGCATCCAGTATTGGTACTTGGCGCTTTGCCTGTATGGCGCAGAAGCAGCCTTTGGTAGCGCTGGATCGATTTCTGGAGGCTTATCTGGCGCAGAGCTATCCTGACAAGGTAACAGTGCAGGACGTGTCTCGGGTGCTGGATGAAGTGCTTGGGCATTTGCTGGGGGAAACCGGGGCAGAAGAAATACTGTCCCATCCTGTGTATCGAAACCATATCGTAACGATCCGCAGTGGTGGCACGTTGAGGTCGGATCACAAGCTGGCGCTGGCGGCGGGGTTGTCTGCGACATTCCTCGCCAATCTGATGGGGCGTGCGCGTCTGGGAATGTTGTGCGAGCGGGCGGTGTTTGGTGACTCGCGTGAGCAGATGTTGCAGTTCAGCGATCCACTGCCGACCCGCCACATCGCCCTAAGTACCGCAAATATGGAGCTGGCATTGCGCGCCTCCGGTGCGGTGCCTCTGGTGCTGGCGGGGGTCAGCAATATACCTGGAGCCCCTGCAGGGGTGTATCGTGATGGCGGGATCACCGATTACCATTTCGACCAATCCGTTAGCCCCGGCGATGGGCTGGTGTTCTATCCGCACTTCTATGATCACTGCGTTCCCGGTTGGTTTGATAAGGGGTTAAAGGGTCGACATTTGTCGGCGCAACACTGGGATAGTCTGGTGATGGTGTCACCGTCTTCCGAGTTTGTTGGCAAACTGCCCGGTGGCAAGATCCCTGATCGCAAGGATTTCTTTTCCATGGATAATGCACGGCGCCTGGCGCTATGGCAGAAAACGGTGGCTGAGTCTGAGCGCCTGGGGGACGCCTTTTTAGAGGCCGTTGAAAAGCAGCAGTGGAGCTTTTGA
- a CDS encoding Na(+)-translocating NADH-quinone reductase subunit A has protein sequence MIKIKRGLNLPISGAPKQTIEDGPSIRTVAVLGSDYVGLKPTMYVKVGDQVKKGQALFADKKVEGVVFTAPASGTVAAIHRGQKRVLQSVVIDVADGEEETFDAYAPTELSSLNRDKVQESLIKSGLWTAFRTRPFSKIPAPGSEPSSIFVTAMDTNPLAADPAVVVKEDSVAFQQGLDVLSNLAKQVWLCKASGASIGGNGIAKEVEFGGPHPAGLPGTHIHFLDPVSATKTVWHINYQDVIAIGKLFTTGKLSNERVIAIAGPQVTSPRLIRTVLGASTDELLAGQLEAGENRVISGSVLSGAHAFGPYAYLGRYHNQISVLKEGRDRGVLEYLWAGKDKHSVTNTFISALTPGKLFSFTTTTNGSPRAMVPVGAYEKVMPLDILPTQLLRSLIVGDTQTSQDLGCLELDEDDVALCSYVCPGKYEYGPILRDNLERIEKEG, from the coding sequence ATGATCAAGATCAAACGAGGTCTGAATCTCCCCATAAGCGGCGCACCGAAGCAGACCATTGAAGATGGCCCAAGCATTCGTACTGTTGCCGTTCTGGGTAGTGACTATGTGGGTTTGAAACCCACGATGTATGTCAAAGTTGGCGATCAGGTCAAGAAAGGCCAAGCGCTTTTCGCTGATAAGAAGGTAGAGGGGGTTGTTTTCACTGCGCCCGCTTCCGGTACCGTCGCCGCCATTCACCGCGGACAGAAACGCGTATTGCAGTCGGTCGTTATTGATGTGGCTGATGGCGAAGAGGAAACTTTTGACGCCTATGCTCCAACAGAACTGAGCAGTCTCAATCGTGATAAAGTACAGGAAAGCCTGATTAAGTCAGGGCTTTGGACTGCTTTTCGCACCCGGCCTTTCAGTAAGATACCTGCTCCCGGCTCCGAGCCGAGTTCCATTTTCGTAACCGCCATGGACACCAATCCACTGGCAGCCGATCCGGCTGTTGTGGTGAAAGAAGATTCTGTGGCGTTCCAGCAAGGCTTGGATGTCCTCTCCAACCTGGCCAAGCAGGTGTGGTTGTGTAAGGCGTCCGGTGCCAGCATCGGCGGTAACGGCATTGCCAAAGAAGTTGAATTTGGTGGCCCCCATCCTGCAGGTTTGCCCGGTACACACATCCATTTCCTGGATCCGGTATCAGCCACCAAAACCGTGTGGCACATCAATTACCAGGATGTGATCGCTATCGGTAAATTGTTTACCACAGGCAAGTTGAGCAATGAGCGCGTTATTGCTATCGCTGGCCCACAGGTTACCAGCCCCCGACTGATTCGTACGGTACTGGGTGCCAGTACAGATGAGTTGCTGGCAGGCCAACTGGAGGCCGGTGAAAACCGAGTCATATCCGGTTCTGTGTTGTCCGGTGCACATGCCTTTGGCCCATACGCCTATCTGGGTCGATATCACAATCAGATCAGTGTGTTGAAAGAAGGCCGTGATCGCGGAGTGCTTGAATACCTGTGGGCAGGTAAAGACAAACATTCTGTGACGAATACTTTCATATCCGCACTGACCCCCGGCAAACTGTTTTCTTTCACCACCACCACTAACGGCAGTCCACGTGCCATGGTGCCGGTGGGTGCTTATGAGAAGGTCATGCCGCTGGATATTCTGCCGACCCAATTGTTGCGCTCCCTTATTGTGGGTGACACTCAAACCTCCCAGGATCTGGGTTGCCTTGAGTTGGACGAAGACGATGTGGCGCTGTGTTCCTACGTTTGCCCCGGCAAATACGAATACGGCCCCATTCTGCGTGACAACCTAGAACGTATTGAGAAGGAGGGATAA
- a CDS encoding M48 family metallopeptidase, whose protein sequence is MLQDASQHLNVTFSWVSTGQFARGKGPVLTEGYSQDDIKNGFRVDSLAPKPLGDRLKMACAALFSVVIPLVFMLALLVVTASWLNLTWQELSSDQSSVSLVMAILVAGDVFLLGFIFAFYRRLIEVRREAKSYYELSADAQPEIHAFIDHIADMLNAPKPKSVKLDAEVGLILRPASLRDASVGEGPEVVIGLPLLYGLSARQLSGVIAHAYAGYSREARLRGYPLLSSIDRWLFTQTGLGRMNAPSRSDFGVKTQSMIQRVLKPWDVLVQGTFYLVYRIVSSMTFDVSRKVDMAGDLLSARIAGSTEFRSTQFRLRSLHYGQVNANQELVGSWRTKKLSDNFPALVVDHADTLQLSLRPRLIQEMEELVTPLTRSRIVDLGRIVNVEHTQEEGACFLLGAAISLLREPAKVSKAVTLSHYRFIGIRHPDVYATQKVQSIQKAEREKAKRHRVFMGLERSARIVRIDEFEKYQSSSVESRLVDYRVLTDKLRDHEAEVGHLADAVREFEFRKNLLHTRKALEECRNADGKVLRDLEVQWLTLIKDQSEFKSALVGYESSFSRKAAIALSLALDSADVQEQLQMTRHEMHSHFVRLVDALSFMYRSFESVQRLRSYTQVLGQILVEIGADIKVNPQLVEMSNRYQRYMMIELDALIRVFAGVTYPLGGISFSGSGQNGQRAGEADLLTVGDVIRYEVPDLDSAGSCPEACHRVANAVTQYLDGFNEHIQQRVTGVVACVDQSYSDADNPSR, encoded by the coding sequence ATGCTGCAGGATGCCTCACAACATCTGAATGTGACTTTCAGCTGGGTTTCTACTGGGCAGTTCGCGCGAGGGAAGGGGCCTGTGCTGACGGAAGGCTATAGCCAGGATGATATAAAAAACGGTTTCAGGGTTGACTCTCTGGCACCCAAACCGCTCGGGGATCGCCTCAAAATGGCCTGTGCCGCGCTGTTTTCTGTGGTGATTCCGCTTGTGTTTATGTTGGCTCTGCTGGTGGTAACGGCAAGCTGGCTCAATCTTACCTGGCAAGAGCTGAGTTCTGATCAAAGTTCGGTCAGTCTGGTTATGGCTATCCTTGTTGCCGGTGACGTGTTCCTGCTGGGTTTTATTTTTGCGTTCTATCGTCGTTTGATTGAGGTTCGCCGAGAGGCCAAGAGCTATTACGAGCTGAGCGCCGATGCGCAACCCGAGATACACGCCTTTATCGATCACATCGCCGACATGCTGAATGCGCCAAAGCCCAAGAGCGTCAAGTTAGACGCGGAAGTAGGGCTGATCCTGCGACCGGCTTCGTTGCGGGATGCGTCGGTAGGAGAAGGGCCTGAAGTGGTTATCGGTTTGCCCCTGCTGTATGGACTGAGCGCACGCCAGTTGTCCGGCGTTATTGCGCATGCCTATGCCGGTTATTCCCGCGAAGCGCGTTTGCGCGGTTATCCGTTGTTGAGTTCCATTGATCGTTGGTTATTTACCCAGACCGGCCTGGGCCGCATGAACGCACCCAGTCGTTCGGATTTTGGCGTCAAAACTCAATCCATGATCCAGCGCGTGCTTAAGCCCTGGGATGTATTGGTTCAGGGTACTTTCTATCTGGTCTACCGTATTGTCAGTTCCATGACGTTTGATGTCAGCCGAAAAGTGGATATGGCAGGAGACCTGTTGAGTGCGCGTATTGCGGGCTCTACCGAGTTCCGTTCCACCCAGTTCCGCTTGCGATCTCTGCATTATGGGCAAGTGAATGCCAACCAGGAGCTGGTGGGCAGCTGGCGCACCAAAAAGCTGTCTGACAACTTCCCTGCCTTGGTGGTGGATCACGCGGATACTTTGCAGTTGTCTCTGCGCCCCCGTTTGATTCAGGAGATGGAAGAGTTAGTCACGCCGTTGACCCGTAGCCGCATCGTCGACCTGGGCCGCATCGTAAATGTCGAGCACACGCAGGAGGAGGGCGCCTGTTTCCTGTTGGGAGCCGCCATTTCGCTGTTGAGGGAACCTGCCAAGGTCAGCAAGGCAGTCACCCTTAGTCACTACCGATTTATCGGCATTCGGCACCCTGACGTGTATGCCACTCAAAAAGTACAGTCGATCCAAAAAGCCGAGCGTGAAAAAGCCAAGCGCCATCGGGTGTTCATGGGGCTGGAGCGCAGCGCCCGGATCGTACGCATTGATGAATTCGAGAAATACCAGTCAAGTTCTGTAGAATCCAGGTTGGTGGATTATCGTGTTCTGACCGATAAACTGCGTGATCACGAAGCCGAGGTAGGGCATCTGGCGGATGCAGTGCGTGAGTTTGAATTCCGCAAGAACCTGCTGCATACCCGTAAGGCGCTCGAAGAGTGCAGAAACGCCGATGGTAAAGTGTTGCGTGATCTTGAGGTGCAGTGGCTTACTCTGATTAAAGATCAGAGTGAATTTAAATCAGCTCTGGTGGGTTACGAATCCAGTTTTTCCCGCAAAGCAGCCATTGCCCTCAGTTTGGCGCTGGATTCTGCCGATGTGCAGGAGCAGCTGCAAATGACCCGCCATGAGATGCATTCTCATTTTGTACGCCTGGTGGATGCACTCAGTTTTATGTATCGCAGCTTTGAAAGTGTTCAGCGCCTGCGCTCCTATACCCAGGTGTTGGGTCAGATCCTGGTGGAAATCGGTGCAGATATCAAAGTGAACCCCCAGTTGGTGGAAATGAGCAATCGTTACCAGCGCTATATGATGATTGAGCTGGATGCACTGATTCGCGTGTTTGCAGGAGTGACCTATCCGCTGGGTGGGATCAGCTTCAGTGGATCGGGTCAGAACGGTCAGCGTGCGGGTGAGGCGGATCTGTTAACGGTTGGGGATGTCATTCGTTACGAGGTGCCAGACCTTGATTCTGCGGGTTCCTGTCCGGAGGCCTGTCATCGGGTTGCCAATGCGGTCACTCAGTATCTGGATGGCTTCAATGAGCATATACAGCAGCGGGTAACCGGCGTGGTTGCCTGTGTTGACCAAAGCTATTCCGACGCCGATAACCCATCCAGATAG
- a CDS encoding class I SAM-dependent methyltransferase has protein sequence MAAADVAGDLPFVLSGVHVEPRQLPIAPEITLHLMRDDFPKESLGQADAARLMNAPPYWAFCWGAGQALARWILDNPQAVRGRNVVDFGAGSGVAGISAGRAGAAQVSCVDIDSDALAACAKNSQINNVCVQLASEFCPGERSLLLAADICYQEQGFVGVIEHMRSGGDVIVAESRLRDLSERFPKLTKVGEYRVRTFPDLDESENYDAVHIYCTYQLSKKP, from the coding sequence GTGGCTGCGGCGGATGTTGCGGGCGACTTACCCTTTGTCCTATCCGGGGTTCACGTCGAGCCGCGCCAGCTGCCCATTGCCCCAGAAATAACGCTCCACCTGATGCGGGATGATTTTCCTAAGGAAAGCTTGGGGCAGGCTGATGCAGCTCGCTTGATGAATGCGCCGCCCTACTGGGCTTTTTGTTGGGGCGCAGGACAGGCTTTGGCGCGCTGGATACTGGATAACCCGCAGGCAGTTCGGGGCCGCAATGTGGTGGATTTTGGTGCCGGGTCCGGGGTGGCCGGTATCTCTGCTGGCAGAGCCGGTGCTGCTCAGGTGAGCTGTGTCGACATCGATAGTGATGCGCTTGCTGCATGCGCAAAGAACAGCCAGATCAACAATGTGTGTGTCCAGCTGGCATCAGAATTTTGTCCCGGAGAGAGGTCTCTACTGCTGGCGGCGGACATTTGTTACCAGGAGCAAGGCTTCGTTGGTGTCATTGAACACATGCGGTCCGGTGGCGATGTGATCGTGGCTGAATCGCGCTTGCGGGATCTTTCAGAACGCTTCCCAAAATTAACAAAAGTGGGTGAATACCGAGTCCGTACATTTCCTGACCTGGATGAGTCTGAAAACTATGACGCAGTGCACATTTATTGTACTTATCAGTTATCAAAAAAGCCTTAA